In the Streptomyces formicae genome, one interval contains:
- a CDS encoding acyl carrier protein yields MTPVDEVDDWVVRQLAVLSIPPRPAEEITAQQSLTEDLGVDSLAFIEALVSFEEKFGVRLDEDRLLLSSYAKVQDLADYLRDSRTS; encoded by the coding sequence GTGACACCCGTGGACGAAGTGGACGACTGGGTCGTGCGCCAGCTGGCCGTGCTGAGCATTCCGCCACGCCCGGCGGAGGAGATCACGGCGCAGCAGTCGCTGACCGAGGACCTCGGAGTGGACTCGCTGGCCTTCATCGAGGCCCTCGTCTCCTTCGAGGAGAAGTTCGGCGTGCGGCTCGACGAGGACCGGCTGCTGCTTTCCTCGTACGCCAAGGTCCAGGACCTCGCCGACTATCTGCGCGACTCCCGTACCAGCTGA
- a CDS encoding D-sedoheptulose-7-phosphate isomerase — protein MEPDSYLRMLVDAVRGIETGQVTAAVDRIAAAWTRGATVFVAGNGGSAATASHMACDLAKTATPGLAAGVRVVPLLDTSVLTAWANDVSYEAVFAAQLATQARAGDVLVVISASGNSPNIVQALTTARAHRVETVALLGFDGGTARSLADKVIMVPADHYGVVEDLHLAVNHMITEQLGARTGARAVGGAAAVSAAPPVVGGAR, from the coding sequence GTGGAACCCGACAGCTACCTCCGCATGTTGGTCGACGCCGTACGCGGCATCGAGACCGGCCAGGTGACCGCTGCCGTCGACCGGATCGCGGCGGCCTGGACCCGCGGCGCCACCGTCTTCGTGGCCGGGAACGGCGGCAGCGCCGCCACGGCCTCACACATGGCGTGCGATCTGGCGAAGACGGCGACCCCAGGACTGGCGGCGGGGGTGCGGGTCGTCCCGCTGCTCGATACGTCGGTGCTGACAGCCTGGGCCAACGACGTCTCCTACGAAGCGGTGTTCGCCGCCCAGCTCGCCACCCAGGCGAGAGCCGGTGACGTCCTCGTCGTGATCAGCGCGAGCGGCAACTCGCCCAATATCGTGCAGGCGTTGACCACCGCCCGCGCCCACCGGGTGGAGACCGTCGCGCTCCTCGGCTTCGACGGCGGTACGGCGCGGTCCCTCGCGGACAAGGTGATCATGGTGCCCGCCGACCACTACGGGGTCGTCGAGGATCTGCACCTCGCCGTCAACCACATGATCACCGAACAGCTCGGCGCCCGGACGGGCGCCCGTGCCGTCGGGGGAGCGGCCGCGGTGAGCGCGGCCCCGCCGGTCGTGGGCGGTGCGCGGTGA
- a CDS encoding MAB_1171c family putative transporter, protein MLLPATDLAALGTDAQVAGTVCMWTAVLLRLPHALGSRQQRELWLACLAAAAATTLDLDGVGDFVDRNSGSAHSVDLVRNVCGLISAFALLELVHSLAAGSRSRTLLRWLRVTACCVVVGAVALDTLHSPHGRHLILEGPSPTPSPPYWLLIIGTHLIANTLCLAVCVRRGRRSGNRSLTAALLLLGSGTAMAGVFWLGALSQLLGSAWSVPIQPFALALHGLLVAAALTVPTTRAARRALTDLGHLWRIWPLWRDLVEVCPQVLLAPRRSRLMEALWPQGPRRLLLYRKLMEIRDAILVLDQYATPELHSRARAFADTVSDGVPAHPYDGDTRAAAPPAEEHSAAVLAAVLKGARAAHLTGGEPRRDTPPIAPIGADTLADETTFLLTVARIYRSAPTSVHPHTPVPEEAPR, encoded by the coding sequence ATGCTGCTTCCGGCGACTGACCTCGCGGCCCTTGGCACCGACGCGCAGGTCGCGGGCACGGTATGCATGTGGACGGCCGTGCTCCTTCGCCTGCCGCACGCTCTGGGCTCACGCCAGCAGCGCGAACTGTGGCTGGCCTGCTTGGCTGCGGCAGCCGCCACGACGCTCGACCTGGACGGCGTCGGCGACTTCGTCGACCGGAACTCCGGCAGCGCGCACAGCGTGGACCTGGTCCGCAACGTATGCGGCCTCATCTCGGCGTTCGCGCTGCTTGAACTGGTCCACTCGCTCGCGGCGGGCTCCCGGAGCCGGACGCTGCTCCGCTGGTTACGGGTCACCGCGTGCTGCGTCGTGGTGGGCGCCGTCGCCCTGGACACGCTGCACAGCCCCCACGGACGGCACCTCATCCTCGAAGGCCCCTCCCCCACACCCTCCCCGCCGTACTGGCTGCTGATCATCGGCACACACCTGATCGCCAACACCCTGTGCCTCGCGGTGTGCGTACGCCGCGGGCGGCGCAGCGGCAACCGCTCCTTGACGGCCGCCCTGCTCCTGCTCGGATCCGGCACCGCCATGGCGGGCGTGTTCTGGCTCGGCGCGCTGTCCCAACTCCTCGGCTCCGCCTGGTCGGTGCCCATACAACCCTTCGCCCTGGCGCTGCACGGTCTGCTCGTCGCGGCGGCCCTGACCGTCCCCACCACCCGCGCCGCCCGCCGCGCGCTCACCGACCTCGGACACCTGTGGCGGATCTGGCCGCTCTGGCGCGACCTGGTGGAGGTGTGTCCGCAGGTGCTGCTCGCACCCCGGCGCAGCCGCCTCATGGAGGCCCTGTGGCCACAGGGCCCGCGCCGCCTCCTGCTGTACCGCAAGCTCATGGAGATCCGTGACGCCATCCTCGTGCTCGACCAGTACGCCACCCCCGAACTGCACTCCCGCGCCCGGGCGTTCGCGGACACCGTGAGCGACGGCGTCCCGGCACACCCGTACGACGGTGACACGCGCGCGGCGGCGCCACCGGCCGAGGAACACTCGGCCGCCGTACTCGCCGCCGTCCTCAAAGGCGCCCGCGCGGCCCACCTGACCGGCGGGGAACCGCGACGCGACACCCCGCCCATCGCGCCGATCGGCGCCGACACCCTGGCCGACGAGACGACGTTCCTGCTCACGGTGGCCCGGATCTACCGATCGGCCCCCACCTCTGTCCACCCGCACACCCCCGTACCAGAGGAAGCACCACGATGA
- a CDS encoding class I adenylate-forming enzyme family protein, whose amino-acid sequence MATGESTSLAVDTPPLTIPSAFARSALARPLSPALTDGLLGLTYQQLQDETDDISRALAPLVNPGDRVALQLPRSAEYMVTYLAVLSLGATVVPLAHDLSAAETDTELASCAPVLLLQDPDLRGARPHRVSAASDRGGGASATVVHVPVRARADGDLTSLRSVCGAAEGAGPAPGRGANPAEPAVLLATSGSYGLPKRVVLTHSALLASARAHRASLDGATDATDATDATADATTGEGETTLAAVPLNFGYCNTVQIVGQLDSGGHVVLLDGDFLPSRFGRLVQEHRVTSTLLVPSMLRLLTLGDWHRAYDLSSLRHIVYGGAPTPPEILAGIEQRLPDVELVETYGQTEAGPRVTTMRRRDRQDHPGSVGRPLPGVEVAIRDRDFRPLPPGATGEIVVRGPGVMTGYHGRPEESARVLRDGWLLTGDLGRLDEDGFLYLRGRLRNVAIVSGMNVSLEEVEACLTAHPAVAEAVCGVRADDRAGETLVAWVRLAADGPGAGPGEQIAAPAGQAALLQELTGFCRERLSAHKLPRRIATVADLPRTRTGKIDRSALLARSRNVPGEPAAPGRGAPDVEEAVR is encoded by the coding sequence GTGGCCACTGGTGAGTCGACCTCACTCGCCGTTGACACCCCACCTCTGACGATTCCCTCGGCGTTCGCGCGTTCCGCCCTCGCGCGCCCCCTGTCACCCGCGCTCACCGATGGCCTGTTGGGCCTGACGTACCAGCAACTCCAGGACGAGACGGACGACATCAGCCGCGCCCTGGCGCCTCTGGTGAACCCCGGTGACCGGGTGGCCCTTCAGCTACCCCGCAGCGCCGAATACATGGTGACCTATCTCGCCGTTCTCTCCCTCGGTGCCACCGTGGTGCCCCTCGCCCATGACCTGAGCGCGGCGGAGACCGACACCGAACTCGCCTCCTGCGCACCGGTGTTGCTGCTGCAAGATCCGGATTTGCGGGGCGCGCGCCCGCATCGTGTCTCCGCCGCGAGCGACCGCGGGGGCGGCGCGTCGGCCACGGTCGTGCACGTTCCCGTACGCGCCCGGGCCGACGGTGATCTGACGTCCCTGCGGTCGGTCTGCGGGGCGGCGGAGGGTGCCGGTCCGGCTCCCGGCCGTGGCGCGAACCCGGCGGAACCCGCCGTGCTGCTCGCCACTTCCGGCTCGTACGGCCTGCCCAAGCGCGTCGTGCTGACCCATAGCGCCCTGCTCGCCAGCGCCCGCGCGCACCGCGCCTCGCTAGACGGCGCGACGGACGCGACGGATGCGACGGATGCGACGGCGGACGCCACGACGGGCGAGGGGGAGACCACGCTTGCCGCCGTGCCGCTGAACTTCGGCTACTGCAACACCGTGCAGATCGTCGGGCAGTTGGACAGCGGCGGGCATGTCGTGCTCCTCGACGGCGACTTCCTGCCCAGCCGGTTCGGGCGCCTCGTCCAGGAGCACCGGGTTACCTCGACGCTGCTCGTGCCCTCCATGCTGCGGCTGCTCACCCTCGGCGACTGGCACCGCGCGTACGACCTCTCCTCGCTTCGGCACATCGTCTACGGCGGCGCCCCCACCCCGCCCGAGATCCTGGCCGGCATCGAACAGCGCCTGCCCGATGTGGAGTTGGTCGAGACGTACGGACAGACCGAGGCCGGACCTCGGGTCACCACCATGCGGCGCCGCGACCGCCAGGACCACCCGGGATCCGTCGGACGCCCGCTGCCCGGCGTCGAAGTGGCCATCCGCGACCGGGACTTCCGCCCGCTGCCGCCCGGCGCGACCGGGGAGATCGTGGTACGCGGGCCCGGCGTGATGACGGGGTACCACGGCCGTCCCGAGGAGAGCGCGCGGGTGCTGCGCGACGGCTGGCTGCTCACCGGCGATCTCGGCCGCCTCGACGAGGACGGCTTCCTCTATCTGCGCGGCAGGCTGCGCAACGTCGCCATCGTGAGCGGGATGAACGTCTCCCTCGAAGAGGTGGAGGCATGCCTGACGGCGCACCCGGCGGTGGCCGAGGCCGTGTGCGGGGTGCGCGCGGACGACCGCGCGGGGGAGACGCTGGTGGCCTGGGTACGCCTGGCCGCCGACGGACCGGGCGCGGGCCCGGGTGAACAGATCGCGGCCCCCGCCGGACAAGCCGCCCTCCTCCAGGAGCTGACCGGCTTCTGCCGAGAGCGCCTGAGCGCCCACAAGCTTCCGCGCCGCATCGCGACGGTGGCGGATCTCCCGCGTACCCGGACCGGCAAGATCGACCGGTCCGCGCTGCTCGCCCGCAGCCGGAACGTTCCCGGGGAGCCAGCTGCGCCCGGTCGGGGCGCGCCCGATGTCGAGGAGGCAGTGCGGTGA